The DNA window CACAAAATCGCCGGGCCGGCGGGGTCACGCAGCCGCTGACTGTTCCCTCGGCCATTCCACAGGTCCAGGAGGCGCCGCGACTAGGGGAGCGACTGATCTCCGCGGGGATGAATAGTTATGGCTGCTGCCTGCCGAACGCGATGGACGGAGATTCAAATCCAATCTCGACACCACACGCGAGCGCGGCGGGGGGGCGGCTGTGCTGAACCGCCGCTCGAGTTTGGCTACCCCGAGGACACCAGAATGGGAGTCGCGGGAGATGTCCGGATCGATCGTGCCCCCGACACGTGCAGCTGCAGAACGCCAATGCTTGTTCGGGTGCTTGTCCTGGAGCGGCGCGTGGAGATGCTTAGTGGCTCGGTTGGTGGGTTCAGGTCCGGTCACGCGATCCCGCCACGGTCTTGCTGATCGAGCTCGAACCAGGGACTGGATCAGGGGCCCTGAACCTGATCCAGTCCGGACCAAGGCTGATTGTGATCGCCTACCAAACCGAGGCCCAACCAACAAAATCCTTAGAAAACCAAAAGCCCCCACCGACCTCGAGTTCTCGACACGTTTCTACAGACATGGAACCCGGAAGGCATGTAGCAGCGCACTGTGAGTCGGCCCGCCCCGGCCTATATCTGCTTCGTCAGTCATTATCCAATATCCAATGCAGACACCACCAGGGAGGAGAGCAAACAGGAAACTGCCTGATTGGCTGCTCATCGATCGAACAAACATCGTGCGGCTTCCCGTACTTATCCCACTTCTAGGCGTTTTACACAATCGCTAGCTAGGTATAGTACAATAAAGTACAACAGGCGAAGCGGAATGCTTCTTATGAAGAACTTGATCAGTGCAAAGCATACACACAACTGACATCAGAGCGGCTGCCCCTCAGGCTCTCGGAGCCAAGCATCTGTACTACTGTATCCTTCGTAAGGCCGCTTCAAGCACTTAGATAGAAGTGAACATCTCGATTCTTTCTCCCTGGTGGGAAACGAGGGGGTCCAGGATGCCGATCCATGTGCTGTAGTCGATAGGCGACCCACCCCCAGGCTGAAGGAAACCGTTCACAAAGAAGAACGGCGCGCCAAAGACTCCCCTCGTGCACCCGTACTACATCAGAACAACAAAGCATCGTTCAGGGCAGTTTCGTCAGCGATACAAACAATGAGCTAACTCAGAGTAGATATTTTTAACTTCTACTAATTGATTCACTTGCTGCAACAGGGAAAGCTTACCTTGAAAGAAACTCTAGCTGCCGAGTCTGTCCTCCTATCGCTGAAGCCTTGGAGGAACTCAGATACTGAATTGCCTACAGCCTTCGCGGCCATCTTTGACATTTCTACAGCTACAGCAGGGCTCGAGAGAGATGATGTGGCAGAATTGTAGAATTTTTCCTGTTTGTGTTTATCAACAAGGCAATCAAAACACTTCAGTAAAACTTTACTGTGGTAAGCAGTAAGAAAGAGGACTGCAGTGGATGAATTGTATGGCGAAGAAAGCTATGTCAGTACAAATCGCTTGAGCAGCAACAATTTTCGCAATCATGATTTTACTGAAAGCAACAGCGTGCTATGTTGCTCCCTAAGGGCCTATTTGGGGATAGGAGTACTGGGATCCAGATCCTCAGGATCAGCCTGAACCTAACGCTAAAATTGCCCAGAGGTAACCCCCTCTCCCGAGAAGGGGTAGATACTGTATATTTCACCAGACATATAACCGAGTATTTAGTCAAAAACCCATCCCATATTAGAATAGAACACATTGATAATAAAACAGAGCTCAATTGGCATATGAAAATGATACATTGAGCAAAAAGGTAAACCATTGTAATGGGAAATGTAATGGACCTGGTTCTTGAAGAACAGCTCCAACAATGGATATGTTGATGATGAATTCAGCTTGTTAGCTATGTAAAGCGCACGGCAGGCATGGAATGCATATGTGTGGTATCTGTAGTTTAACATCACATTAAACAAATGTATGAATGAACGTTAGCGACCTACTAATACAAAATCAAGAGCAAACATTTTTAAATTTGAACAGTCCAAAATATGAAGCACTTTAGTACACAAATTGAACTGAAAACAAGAAAAAAGTCTGCTACTTTAGCATAGAGAAGTTACTATAACACCTAGCACCTGGAACTATGCACCGGACCATGCATTGCCCAAATTGGAAAAGAAAACAACTGACATGAGAGAGCATAAAATGCAATCACTggcttcaaaaaaaaaagcatcATCTCGGTAAAGAGTGGACACACCTACTAGATTCTGCAATGGCAAGGTTTTGTTTTAGCAAATATAAAGTCTGGTTATAGATCTTGTTCTGGAAAGTGGAAACCCCTCAGACAAATCAGAAATTTCATGGTTTTCAGAAATTGAGTACCGAGTTAACCGATTGGAGAAAGGCTGTACCACAATCCTTTGCTATGCACAACCAATTACAAAGTTCCTACTAAAATACTGTACTTTGTTGCAGGCCAATGAAACAGTACATCTCCAAATACAGTATACCACTAACGGTACAAATCATACACAACCAAACAGGAACATATCGAAGAAAACAACATGAATGAGAAACGAATTGGCCGTTTTATGATTTTGTTTATGAAAAAGGAGAGCGAAATGAATTGGCTCGCGCTCATAATTTTCCACCCTAAAATGGCAACTTAGTGAAACCAGCACTACTCAGGCATGCCAATTTCTAATTAGTCCAATTTCTAGTGAGAATGCTCAGATTCGCCAATTTAATAAGAGATACTACTCAGGCATGCCAAAATGACGCTATTACTCAAACTTGCCATGTGAATTAGTGAGACTACTCAGACTTTCCAAAATCACACTCCGGCACAGAACATCAGTGACCTCAACAGTACTCTTAGTATATCAAACGCTGCTCAATGTTACTACGAGAGTACGAGGTTGTCCACGGGTCAAAAATCACCAACAATTTTCACCGCCATGGCAAAATCTCTCCTGATAGACACGCGGAAGACAGCCAGATCAACGTATGTTCGGTGCTTACGGTAGCGGGAAGGGGTGGACGATGAGCGAGACCCGCGGCGCGAATCGCTCGACGGCGAGCTTGAGCGGCTTCCAGGCGTCGCGGCTGTCGGGGCAGAGTGGGTCGAGGAATGCCTCGACGAGGACGGCGTCCTTccacgccgcggcggcgcccccgCCGTAGGCGAACCCGTCGTAGCGCGGCGGGGCCGTGGCCTGCGCCTGGAGGACGAGGAGGTAGTAGGAGCAGGACGCCGCGAGGGCCGCCAGCAGGAGCAGGCGCCGGAGcagcggggcgcgcgcgggcctCGCCATCCGCGGGAGAGCTCCTGATCCTGCCCTGGTGGAAGCAGGTCGCCGGAAatggggttgggggggggggggggcggcgagAGGAGGAGCAAGTCGCAGTGGTGTCGAACTGGCGATCGGCGATGGATTCGAGATCTTTTGCTCCCTTCCATGCTTACTAGGGCCCATGTACTTACTAGGCGTGTAGTGGACCCGACGTTTAGTTAGGCCCAGTCCAAACAAGAGATGGAGCAACTTATTGGGCTCTCTTCTCAGGCCCATATATTGCGTATCCCGTCTGCAGCCCAGTAGCAAACGCCCAGCCTCCTAAAAAAATTGCAAACCTAGGAGATTTGACGTTCACtcagaaaaaagagagaggagatTTGACGTGAGAGAAGCAGAGCGAAACAAACGGAAACGCAGTGCGGTCTagcagcaggaggagcaggCAGCGGCAGCACGGTGGCTGTGCATGACGCGACAGATCGAGCAGGCCGGGCAGGCCTCCTGGCTCCTGCATGCCGGCGTCCTCCGCCGCGGCGTCGGGGTGCGCGTAGCGAGGGCTGACCTGCGCTCCCCTCATCCTCTTTCACGAAtcagcagcaggcaggcaggcaggcagctgCGGGCTGCGGCGGGGGCACGCGCGGCGGTGCCGTGCGGCAGGCAGGTAGACCGCGCAGGCCGGGaaccgcgcgcgcggcggggtcCAGGATCCACGGCCACCCGCAGGCGGCGACAGCGGTCACGGCTCGCGCACGCACCGGCCACCGGAGGAGAGGACACGGGCACTCTTTCGTGGGCTGCGTAGGCGTGTCCATCCCTCGCATGCGGCGCGGCTACGGGCTACGGTGATAAACTACTCCTCCAGGAGTAGTAGGCGAGCACGTAGCGGCAGACCCCTACGAGCTACTCGCAGTAGACTGCGACGATGGATCGGGCGCAGTAAACAAGTGAAAGAAAGAAGATGAGAAAACTGCTAGTAAAATGGCGAGAGCAGCAAGCCTGCAAGCAGCAGCAGCGTGGCTCGATCGACGCCGCCCATCCCATCCCCGCCTCCGGCATCCAGCGGCATCAGAGGAAGTGTGGCCCGTTGTACGTGCTACGCAGTAAATAACGAATCGACGGGTCAGGGTCT is part of the Panicum hallii strain FIL2 chromosome 2, PHallii_v3.1, whole genome shotgun sequence genome and encodes:
- the LOC112879337 gene encoding uncharacterized protein LOC112879337 yields the protein MARPARAPLLRRLLLLAALAASCSYYLLVLQAQATAPPRYDGFAYGGGAAAAWKDAVLVEAFLDPLCPDSRDAWKPLKLAVERFAPRVSLIVHPFPLPYHTYAFHACRALYIANKLNSSSTYPLLELFFKNQEKFYNSATSSLSSPAVAVEMSKMAAKAVGNSVSEFLQGFSDRRTDSAARVSFKYGCTRGVFGAPFFFVNGFLQPGGGSPIDYSTWIGILDPLVSHQGERIEMFTSI